The Microbacterium luteum genome includes a region encoding these proteins:
- a CDS encoding IS3 family transposase (programmed frameshift) yields MTVADVGTDDGAMAPRADRPKRRTFTAEFKAAILAEYDAADRSGRGEILRREGLYTSHIIEWRKAAAAGSLSGLGSKPRDRRERELQALRARAEKAEAELAKTRAALDLMGKGTRALGDALRERGQAAAVAAVINPAVDGLAEHVGTAAACALLGRSRASHYRAKNPPPPRPRTPRPAPANKLSAAERAHVLAVLTSQRFADKSVAQVWATLLDEGTYLCSMSTMHRILREHDMAGERRRQASHPPRTRPELVATAPGQVWSWDITKLKGPERGVYYDLYVVLDIFSRFVVGWTIAAREDAEIAKNLLEHAMGIHGVPEAIHADRGTSMTSKPVAQLLVDLGVARSHSRPHVSNDNPYSEAAFKTLKYAPVFPERFGSLADAGAFAEQFFAYYNHEHRHCGIGLHTPASVHFGTAGQVRAQRQATLDAAYAARPERFGHRRPQAPKLPEAAWINQPSQEALIQTA; encoded by the exons ATGACGGTTGCTGACGTCGGCACCGATGATGGGGCTATGGCTCCTCGTGCTGACCGGCCCAAGAGGCGGACGTTCACCGCCGAGTTCAAAGCGGCGATCCTGGCCGAGTACGACGCCGCGGACCGCTCTGGGCGTGGGGAGATCCTGCGCCGGGAGGGCCTGTACACCTCCCACATCATCGAGTGGCGCAAGGCCGCGGCCGCCGGCTCGCTGTCCGGGCTGGGCAGCAAGCCGCGGGACCGGCGCGAGCGGGAGCTGCAGGCGCTACGGGCCCGGGCGGAGAAGGCCGAGGCCGAGCTGGCCAAGACCAGGGCGGCGCTGGACCTGATGGGAAAAG GCACACGCGCTCTTGGAGACGCTCTCCGAGAGCGCGGACAAGCCGCCGCGGTCGCCGCGGTGATCAACCCGGCCGTCGACGGGCTGGCCGAGCACGTCGGCACCGCGGCTGCGTGCGCGCTGCTGGGTCGCTCCCGCGCCAGTCACTACCGGGCCAAGAACCCGCCACCGCCACGTCCACGGACACCGCGGCCGGCACCGGCGAACAAGCTGTCCGCCGCCGAGCGGGCCCACGTGCTGGCCGTGTTGACCAGCCAGCGGTTCGCGGACAAGTCGGTCGCCCAGGTCTGGGCCACGCTGCTGGACGAGGGCACCTACCTGTGCTCGATGTCCACGATGCACCGGATCCTGCGCGAGCACGACATGGCCGGGGAACGGCGCCGGCAGGCGAGCCACCCGCCCCGGACCCGGCCCGAGCTCGTCGCGACGGCGCCGGGGCAGGTGTGGAGTTGGGACATCACAAAGCTCAAGGGGCCGGAGCGGGGCGTGTACTACGACCTGTACGTCGTGCTCGACATCTTCTCCAGGTTCGTCGTGGGCTGGACCATCGCGGCCCGCGAGGACGCCGAGATCGCCAAGAACCTGCTCGAGCACGCCATGGGCATCCATGGCGTGCCGGAGGCGATCCACGCCGACCGCGGGACCTCGATGACCTCCAAACCGGTCGCTCAGCTGCTCGTCGACCTCGGGGTGGCCAGGTCGCACTCCCGCCCGCACGTGTCGAACGACAACCCTTACAGCGAGGCGGCGTTCAAGACGCTGAAGTACGCCCCGGTCTTCCCCGAGCGCTTCGGGTCCCTGGCCGACGCCGGCGCGTTCGCCGAGCAGTTCTTCGCCTACTACAACCACGAGCACCGCCACTGCGGGATCGGGCTGCACACCCCCGCCAGCGTCCACTTCGGCACCGCCGGGCAGGTCCGCGCCCAGCGCCAGGCCACCCTGGACGCGGCCTACGCCGCCCGTCCCGAGCGCTTCGGCCACCGCCGACCCCAGGCGCCCAAGCTGCCCGAGGCCGCCTGGATCAACCAGCCCTCACAGGAGGCCCTCATACAGACCGCCTGA
- a CDS encoding fatty acyl-AMP ligase yields the protein MQATAARAGDARGIRFYTDEKTSVRRGYAELDERARARAVELMRLGFGVGDVAVLGFEPGLGFAESVYAALYAGMTIAPVPVTVGRNPRGVIERIQTITADSGARLVLTDAAARPLFDEADLGSVLVRELGEPDLSMAASWTAPEITADSIALLQYTSGSTGVPKGVVVTHGNLVANEEAIGATVHDGPDAVWVGWLPHYHDMGLIGLLLRPIYSGVDSILTSPSRFLRRPLMWLRLIAKHRGTFTVAPDFAYRLCAQVVTDEQLAELDLSSLTHIVTGAEPIKTSTVEAFTSRFAAAGLDPAAMIPAYGMAETTLIISAASGREVRSLSADLGGIERGDLLPAVDDRSVDLVLCGPPVPGSTVAIVDPATCTPVPDGRIGEIWVSGPSVTQGYWGRPDATAEVYGFHLPGIDDPFLRTGDLGAMIEGEVVVAGRLKDLIISHGRNVFPQDVEATASAVVGTDPSCLSAAFALDEHQPTEVGVAVEVDPRTLASGDADALVRDVRRAVMSEFGLPSVGIALLRKGTLPRTTSGKIQRRRARAELLAGDLTLAAVDGITVDGERALDVPVT from the coding sequence ATGCAGGCCACCGCGGCGCGCGCCGGTGACGCCCGCGGCATCCGCTTCTACACCGATGAGAAGACCTCGGTGCGTCGGGGCTACGCCGAACTCGACGAGCGGGCGCGGGCCCGGGCGGTCGAGCTGATGCGTCTGGGATTCGGCGTCGGAGACGTCGCCGTGCTCGGCTTCGAACCGGGCCTCGGGTTCGCGGAGTCGGTGTACGCCGCCCTCTACGCCGGCATGACGATCGCGCCGGTTCCCGTCACGGTCGGGCGCAACCCGCGCGGTGTGATCGAGCGGATTCAGACGATCACCGCCGACTCCGGAGCGCGCCTCGTGCTGACCGATGCCGCCGCGCGGCCGCTGTTCGACGAGGCCGACCTCGGGTCGGTGCTGGTGCGGGAACTGGGTGAGCCCGACCTCTCGATGGCTGCGTCGTGGACGGCGCCGGAGATCACCGCGGACAGCATCGCTCTGCTGCAGTACACATCCGGATCGACCGGTGTGCCGAAGGGTGTCGTCGTCACGCACGGCAACCTCGTCGCGAACGAAGAGGCGATCGGGGCGACCGTGCACGACGGACCCGATGCCGTCTGGGTGGGGTGGCTGCCGCACTACCACGATATGGGGCTGATCGGCCTGCTCCTGCGGCCCATCTATTCCGGGGTCGACTCCATCCTCACCTCGCCCTCGCGCTTTCTGCGTCGCCCGCTGATGTGGCTGCGCCTCATCGCGAAGCATCGTGGCACCTTCACCGTCGCTCCCGACTTCGCCTACCGCCTGTGCGCGCAGGTGGTCACCGACGAGCAGCTCGCCGAACTCGACCTGTCGTCGCTGACACACATCGTCACCGGCGCCGAGCCGATCAAGACGTCGACGGTCGAGGCGTTCACGAGTCGGTTCGCCGCCGCGGGTCTCGATCCCGCGGCGATGATCCCCGCCTACGGCATGGCCGAGACGACGCTCATCATCTCGGCCGCGTCCGGCCGCGAGGTGCGCTCGCTGTCGGCCGATCTCGGGGGGATCGAGCGTGGTGACCTGCTGCCGGCGGTCGATGACCGATCGGTCGACCTCGTGCTGTGTGGGCCGCCCGTGCCCGGGTCGACCGTCGCGATCGTCGACCCGGCCACCTGCACACCGGTTCCTGACGGTCGCATCGGGGAGATCTGGGTCAGCGGTCCAAGCGTGACCCAGGGCTATTGGGGGCGCCCCGATGCGACCGCCGAGGTATACGGCTTCCACCTGCCGGGCATCGACGATCCGTTCCTCCGCACGGGGGACCTCGGCGCGATGATCGAGGGCGAGGTCGTCGTCGCCGGTCGGCTGAAAGACCTGATCATCTCGCACGGACGGAACGTCTTTCCGCAGGATGTCGAAGCCACCGCATCCGCCGTCGTCGGCACCGACCCGTCGTGTCTCAGCGCCGCGTTCGCGCTCGACGAGCATCAGCCCACCGAGGTGGGCGTCGCGGTGGAGGTCGACCCGCGCACGCTCGCGAGTGGAGACGCCGACGCGCTCGTGCGCGACGTGCGCCGTGCCGTCATGAGCGAGTTCGGTCTGCCGAGCGTCGGGATCGCCCTGCTGCGCAAGGGCACGCTGCCGCGCACCACGAGCGGCAAGATCCAGCGGCGTCGTGCGCGTGCGGAGCTGCTTGCCGGCGACCTCACGCTTGCGGCGGTCGACGGGATCACCGTCGACGGGGAACGAGCGCTCGATGTGCCGGTGACATGA
- a CDS encoding HNH endonuclease signature motif containing protein, giving the protein MSDEQQREADASRTRELVAEAARFRALAAYALAELERTHADAYALTQEQMSRLRDASTREREMPLRSMAAELAVDARVSDRTLQTQLFEAHRTVTQFQGSWEAWREGRVSRAHVRVIVDAGADLSDDEVRAAYEGEVLAYAEKSSAGRVRPFAEQVAEKHNPKSMQERHDEAVLDRRVWVEDLRDGMSMLGVIGPSVEVHGVHDRLTRQGKAIKAADRAVRREAAARAAAEGDTAAGRDARQLEPSRVAGEMTATDAGASFGLAEPGESCRVDGSDATENLWFDERTLDQIRTDVLLDMMLTSSPSVDPTSSAVEGGLGAIRAHVQVTVPATTLAGTTTGGAELDGKCAVDPETAKILAGNVPSFDRVFLDPVTGAVLAVDRRFVTAEQKRYLVARDIRCRFPGCRRPARDCDWDHREDWALGGKTDVDNVGAFCKRHHTMKQAAGWTVVQEPGGRLRFTAPSGLEYVDDPPPRVVFMPDPPPLSGSDPTDEVAIPF; this is encoded by the coding sequence ATGAGCGACGAGCAGCAGCGGGAGGCAGATGCTTCCCGCACGCGGGAACTCGTCGCTGAAGCTGCCCGGTTCCGGGCTCTCGCGGCGTACGCGTTGGCGGAGCTGGAGCGGACGCATGCTGACGCGTATGCGTTGACCCAGGAGCAGATGTCGCGGTTGCGTGATGCGTCGACGCGGGAGCGGGAGATGCCTTTGCGGTCGATGGCCGCGGAGCTTGCCGTGGATGCGAGGGTGAGTGATCGCACGTTGCAGACGCAGCTGTTCGAGGCGCACCGGACGGTGACGCAGTTTCAGGGGTCGTGGGAGGCGTGGCGTGAGGGTCGGGTGTCCCGTGCGCATGTGCGGGTGATCGTCGATGCCGGCGCGGATCTTTCCGACGATGAGGTGCGTGCCGCGTACGAGGGTGAAGTGCTTGCGTACGCGGAGAAGTCGTCTGCGGGGCGCGTGAGGCCGTTTGCGGAGCAGGTGGCGGAGAAGCACAACCCGAAGAGCATGCAGGAGCGCCATGATGAGGCGGTGCTGGACCGGCGGGTGTGGGTCGAGGACCTGCGCGACGGGATGTCGATGCTGGGTGTGATCGGGCCGTCGGTGGAGGTGCACGGCGTGCATGATCGGCTGACCCGTCAGGGGAAGGCGATCAAGGCCGCCGACCGTGCGGTGCGGCGCGAAGCAGCCGCGCGTGCCGCTGCCGAAGGTGACACCGCCGCCGGACGCGACGCCAGGCAGTTGGAGCCTTCGCGCGTCGCCGGCGAGATGACGGCGACGGACGCGGGCGCGAGTTTCGGACTGGCCGAGCCGGGGGAGTCGTGCCGGGTCGACGGAAGCGACGCGACAGAAAACCTGTGGTTCGACGAGCGGACGCTGGATCAGATCCGCACCGACGTGCTGCTGGACATGATGCTGACCTCCTCGCCGTCGGTTGACCCGACCAGCAGCGCGGTCGAGGGCGGGTTGGGTGCGATCCGAGCGCACGTGCAGGTGACGGTGCCGGCTACTACGCTCGCGGGAACCACGACCGGTGGCGCGGAGCTCGACGGGAAGTGCGCGGTGGACCCCGAAACGGCGAAGATCCTTGCGGGTAATGTTCCGAGTTTCGATCGGGTGTTTCTGGATCCGGTCACCGGGGCGGTGCTCGCGGTTGATCGCCGGTTCGTGACGGCGGAGCAGAAGCGGTATCTGGTTGCGCGGGATATCCGGTGCCGGTTCCCCGGGTGCCGACGGCCCGCGCGGGATTGCGACTGGGACCACCGGGAAGACTGGGCGCTGGGTGGCAAGACCGACGTCGACAATGTCGGGGCGTTCTGCAAACGGCATCACACGATGAAACAGGCCGCCGGGTGGACGGTCGTGCAAGAACCGGGTGGAAGGTTGCGGTTCACCGCGCCCTCCGGGTTGGAATACGTCGACGATCCACCACCGCGGGTGGTGTTTATGCCCGACCCGCCACCGCTATCGGGTTCTGATCCGACCGATGAGGTCGCTATACCGTTCTGA
- a CDS encoding IS3 family transposase (programmed frameshift), translating to MAAPRKYSEELKDRAMRMALDARRDPESRVGAIKRIADQLGIHPEALRTWVRQAEVDDGIAPGTTTADAQRIADLEREVRELRRANEILKTASGFFRGGGARPQAEVAEVPTAVLVEYIDGHRDRFGVEPICRVLRDAGMQIAPSTYYAAKVRPPSARAVRDAALTVDIRVTHKANLGVYGVRKIHAELNRQGVEVARCTVERLMRQEGIQGIRRDKSRRTTFGDGAETERPLDLVERRFEATAPNQLWVADLTYIRTHAGWVYAAFVLDVFSRRVVGWQVSTSMRTDLALDALDMGLWERQRAGQDVSGLIHHSDRGVQYRAIRYTERLAEADAVASVGSKGDSCDNAMAEALNSLFKAECIRNPVMRPKGGWASIRDVEIAVAEYIDWYNHRRLHGEIGMTPPVEAEAVHWASQAAVEYAQEHVPAGAGTN from the exons ATGGCAGCACCACGGAAGTACAGCGAGGAGCTGAAGGATCGGGCGATGCGGATGGCGTTGGACGCGCGTCGAGATCCTGAGTCGAGGGTCGGCGCGATCAAGCGGATTGCGGACCAGCTCGGGATCCATCCGGAAGCGTTACGGACCTGGGTGCGGCAGGCCGAGGTCGACGACGGCATCGCGCCGGGCACGACGACCGCGGACGCGCAGCGGATCGCGGACCTCGAGCGCGAGGTGCGGGAGCTGCGTCGCGCGAACGAGATCCTCAAGACCGCGTCGG GCTTTTTTCGCGGCGGCGGAGCTCGACCGCAAGCTGAAGTAGCCGAGGTGCCCACCGCGGTGCTCGTCGAGTACATCGACGGGCACCGCGACCGGTTCGGGGTCGAGCCGATCTGTCGTGTCCTGCGTGACGCGGGTATGCAGATCGCCCCGAGCACCTACTACGCCGCCAAGGTCCGCCCGCCGTCGGCGAGGGCGGTCAGGGACGCGGCACTGACCGTCGACATCCGGGTCACGCATAAGGCGAACCTTGGCGTCTACGGGGTGCGGAAGATCCACGCCGAACTGAATCGGCAGGGCGTGGAAGTGGCCCGCTGCACGGTCGAGCGGCTGATGCGGCAGGAAGGGATCCAAGGGATCCGGCGCGACAAGTCCCGCCGCACGACGTTCGGCGACGGTGCGGAGACGGAGCGGCCGCTGGACCTGGTGGAGCGGCGCTTCGAAGCGACCGCGCCGAACCAGCTCTGGGTCGCAGATCTGACCTACATCCGCACCCACGCCGGCTGGGTCTACGCCGCGTTCGTCCTGGACGTGTTCAGCCGCCGCGTCGTGGGCTGGCAGGTCTCCACGAGCATGCGCACCGATCTCGCTCTCGACGCACTGGACATGGGCTTGTGGGAACGGCAGCGCGCCGGCCAGGACGTGTCCGGACTGATCCACCACTCCGACCGCGGAGTTCAATATCGAGCCATCCGCTACACCGAACGCCTCGCCGAAGCCGACGCGGTCGCCAGCGTCGGCTCCAAGGGCGATTCGTGCGACAACGCGATGGCCGAGGCGCTGAACTCGCTGTTCAAAGCCGAGTGCATCCGCAACCCGGTCATGCGCCCGAAGGGCGGCTGGGCATCGATCCGCGATGTCGAGATCGCCGTCGCGGAGTACATCGACTGGTACAACCACCGACGCCTTCACGGCGAGATCGGGATGACCCCGCCCGTCGAAGCAGAGGCCGTCCACTGGGCATCCCAGGCAGCGGTCGAATACGCTCAAGAACACGTCCCCGCCGGGGCCGGAACCAACTAA
- a CDS encoding DUF4760 domain-containing protein produces the protein MAAIIALLLRDVDLSPHVAFAREHAALAGAVIALASLVTVTFATWMNWRATRRQATLEAWTKWSDDTVAERKLISKMLGPRELTSAQAQALAHGSSELPTRPIRILGVIVRRGTAPPLFTDTERANLVHAAVAVLNGLERLAVGVELGVYRRAVLVDAGGTIIKRTFERFEPYIVLRRTHPEPQRRQEKAYVALEKLAMQIRYKEVDAERLESLRRQP, from the coding sequence ATGGCCGCCATCATCGCGCTTCTGTTGCGCGATGTCGACCTGTCTCCGCATGTGGCCTTCGCTCGGGAGCACGCGGCTCTTGCCGGCGCCGTCATAGCCTTGGCATCGTTAGTGACCGTCACGTTCGCCACGTGGATGAATTGGCGTGCGACCCGCCGCCAGGCGACGCTCGAAGCCTGGACCAAGTGGTCTGACGACACCGTCGCCGAGCGCAAGCTGATCTCGAAGATGCTCGGCCCGCGCGAATTGACCTCCGCTCAGGCGCAGGCCCTCGCACACGGGAGTTCCGAGCTTCCGACGCGGCCGATCCGCATCCTGGGAGTGATCGTGCGCCGCGGAACGGCGCCCCCGCTCTTCACCGATACGGAGCGAGCCAATCTCGTTCACGCCGCCGTCGCGGTCTTGAACGGGCTTGAACGACTTGCCGTGGGCGTGGAGTTGGGCGTCTACCGACGCGCGGTGCTGGTGGACGCCGGCGGCACGATCATCAAGCGCACCTTCGAGCGATTCGAACCGTACATCGTTCTCCGTCGTACGCACCCGGAGCCGCAACGCCGCCAGGAGAAGGCGTACGTGGCGTTGGAAAAGCTGGCGATGCAGATCCGATACAAAGAAGTTGACGCCGAGAGATTGGAGTCTCTGCGGCGCCAACCTTGA
- a CDS encoding wax ester/triacylglycerol synthase domain-containing protein: MTRRSARRPHAEFMQVWEEGYVGTTETFVSMHMQGIAVLKGGRLRRSDGSLDQPAITAWVRSATKAVPYAHLRLQRSFLGLTPPAWVPAGIRIDDHVRFGTETALTDDNLRTLIGWGEGPLESGKPLWRLQVTPLTDGRVALGILMHHAGGDALRTLTFLRALTTSKADAAPDPGEPLFRDERPAGSIELPLLAWTTWWRASPDMRGRVRACLRKPALRRARRVAARVTRRLRDRPARAVTTHSGHRTLDASIVQETATQLDGTMNDLIVAAAIHAGAVEGGPVRVRVPVLRKPTEGSRNRVADAAIHGDRAGSSADLVTTVKRQLADARAGTTRLPEKAREIGYATLVPWVSRTRFVLGAAVDEVIVLPASLPHDELSMFAIFYDGRLTVTATTQQSTRLPPLLDSLATFLTNAPPGR; encoded by the coding sequence ATGACACGACGGTCCGCACGACGCCCGCACGCCGAATTCATGCAGGTGTGGGAGGAGGGCTACGTCGGCACGACCGAAACCTTCGTCTCGATGCACATGCAGGGCATCGCCGTGCTCAAGGGCGGCCGGCTGCGCCGGTCAGACGGATCCCTCGACCAGCCGGCGATCACCGCGTGGGTCCGGTCCGCGACGAAGGCGGTCCCCTACGCCCACCTGAGGCTGCAGCGCTCATTCCTCGGCCTCACGCCGCCGGCGTGGGTGCCGGCCGGCATCCGCATCGACGATCACGTGCGCTTCGGCACCGAGACGGCGCTGACCGACGACAACCTCCGCACCCTCATCGGGTGGGGTGAGGGCCCCCTCGAGAGCGGCAAGCCGCTGTGGCGTCTGCAGGTGACGCCCCTCACCGACGGTCGCGTCGCGCTCGGCATCCTCATGCATCACGCCGGCGGCGATGCGCTGCGCACGCTCACCTTCCTGCGCGCGCTGACGACATCGAAGGCGGATGCCGCCCCCGACCCCGGCGAGCCCCTCTTCCGTGACGAGCGCCCGGCCGGGTCGATCGAACTCCCCCTGCTCGCGTGGACGACCTGGTGGCGTGCGTCGCCGGACATGCGCGGTCGCGTGCGGGCGTGTCTGCGCAAGCCGGCGCTCCGGCGCGCGCGGCGCGTGGCTGCACGGGTCACCCGACGCCTCAGGGATCGCCCGGCACGAGCGGTGACCACGCACTCCGGGCACCGCACGCTCGACGCGAGCATCGTGCAGGAGACGGCCACCCAACTCGATGGAACGATGAACGACCTCATCGTGGCCGCAGCGATCCATGCCGGCGCCGTGGAGGGCGGGCCGGTGCGGGTGCGCGTTCCGGTGCTGCGCAAGCCGACCGAGGGCAGCCGCAATCGTGTTGCCGATGCGGCGATCCACGGCGATCGCGCGGGCTCCTCCGCTGATCTCGTCACCACGGTGAAGCGGCAGCTGGCCGATGCCCGCGCCGGCACGACCAGACTGCCCGAGAAAGCACGAGAGATCGGCTACGCAACACTCGTGCCGTGGGTCTCGCGCACCCGGTTCGTGCTGGGCGCAGCGGTCGATGAGGTGATCGTGCTCCCCGCGTCGCTGCCGCACGACGAGCTGTCGATGTTCGCGATCTTCTACGACGGTCGCCTCACCGTAACGGCGACGACCCAGCAGTCGACCCGGCTCCCTCCCCTCCTCGACAGCCTCGCCACCTTCCTCACCAACGCACCCCCCGGTCGTTGA
- a CDS encoding sugar transferase, which yields MVSTIENDTTTTSPDTPSIGAPGQGAQTPAATADAAHPSPTSASRWRTHYARRLWFSDLFVLVWVVFGAQLVWFGTGNVDLAIHENAAISAVSYWLFSTGLVLAWMWALTLIDSRSDRVIGHGTTEYIRVANASLTLFGFIAIAAFLLGIEVARGYLLLSLPAGVLMLVLERWLWRHWLIARRAMKEYSARVLLVGSAQSVTQIAHELQRTPAAGYLVVGACVPNAAVASTIAGTDIPVMGSVNAVDRAIAATGADTVAVTSTDDLPPDKVKQISWSLEAGRQHLVLAPSIIDIAGPRLHTRPVAGLPLIHVETPRFSKGQLFLKRMVDLVASILGVIALSPVLAFLAITVRLSSQGPVLFRQTRIGLRGREFTMLKFRSMVVNAEDMLENLARQQRDSGNEVLFKMTDDPRVTAVGKVMRKFSLDELPQLFNVIGGSMSLVGPRPPLPAEVAQYADHVHRRFLAKPGITGLWQVSGRSTLSWEESVRLDLSYVENWSLLGDIAILLKTAKAVVSPGETAS from the coding sequence ATCGTGTCGACGATAGAAAACGACACGACAACGACGTCGCCGGATACACCGTCCATCGGTGCGCCCGGGCAGGGGGCTCAAACGCCGGCCGCGACGGCCGACGCAGCGCACCCCTCGCCGACGTCGGCGTCGCGCTGGCGCACGCACTACGCGCGACGACTGTGGTTCAGCGACCTGTTCGTGCTGGTCTGGGTGGTGTTCGGCGCGCAGCTGGTGTGGTTCGGCACCGGCAACGTCGATCTCGCCATCCACGAGAACGCCGCGATCAGTGCGGTGTCGTACTGGCTCTTCTCGACCGGACTGGTGCTGGCGTGGATGTGGGCGCTGACCCTCATCGACTCCCGCAGCGACCGCGTGATCGGCCACGGCACGACCGAATACATCCGGGTGGCGAACGCGAGCCTGACGCTGTTCGGCTTCATCGCGATCGCGGCGTTCCTGCTCGGTATCGAAGTCGCGCGCGGCTACCTGCTGCTGAGCCTTCCGGCGGGTGTGCTCATGCTGGTGCTCGAGCGCTGGCTGTGGCGGCACTGGCTCATCGCGCGACGGGCGATGAAGGAGTACTCCGCGAGGGTGCTGCTCGTCGGCTCGGCGCAGTCGGTCACGCAGATCGCCCACGAACTGCAGCGCACGCCGGCTGCGGGGTATCTCGTCGTCGGCGCGTGTGTTCCGAACGCGGCGGTGGCCTCGACGATCGCGGGCACCGACATTCCGGTGATGGGTTCGGTCAACGCCGTCGACCGAGCGATCGCGGCAACCGGAGCAGATACGGTCGCGGTGACCAGCACCGACGATCTGCCGCCGGACAAGGTGAAGCAGATCTCGTGGAGCCTCGAGGCCGGCCGTCAGCATCTCGTGCTCGCGCCGAGCATCATCGACATCGCCGGGCCCCGCCTGCACACGCGTCCGGTGGCGGGTCTCCCGCTCATCCACGTGGAGACGCCGCGGTTCAGCAAGGGTCAGCTGTTCCTGAAGCGCATGGTCGATCTCGTCGCGAGCATTCTGGGGGTGATCGCGCTGAGTCCGGTGCTGGCGTTCCTCGCCATCACGGTGCGGCTGTCGAGCCAGGGTCCGGTGCTGTTCCGGCAGACCCGCATCGGCCTGCGGGGTCGCGAGTTCACGATGCTGAAGTTCCGGTCGATGGTCGTCAACGCCGAAGACATGCTCGAAAACCTCGCCCGCCAGCAGCGCGATTCGGGCAACGAGGTGCTGTTCAAGATGACGGATGACCCCCGGGTCACCGCGGTCGGCAAGGTCATGCGCAAGTTCAGCCTCGACGAGCTGCCGCAGCTGTTCAACGTGATCGGCGGCTCCATGTCACTCGTGGGGCCGCGCCCCCCGCTTCCGGCCGAGGTCGCACAGTATGCCGACCACGTTCACCGCCGCTTCCTCGCGAAGCCCGGCATCACCGGTCTGTGGCAGGTGAGCGGACGGTCGACGCTGTCGTGGGAGGAGTCGGTGCGCCTGGACCTCTCCTACGTCGAGAACTGGTCGCTGCTCGGTGACATCGCGATCCTGCTGAAGACCGCGAAGGCGGTCGTGAGCCCGGGCGAAACGGCCTCCTGA
- a CDS encoding alpha/beta fold hydrolase: MTTWVLVHGTPLTPEIWAPVAVHLDGTVITPDCTRVPDRRATAELAADVAAHLPREETVHLVGHSFGGQIAIDLALTHPHAVRSLTILCSRDTPVPAFADLADHVRAGDVPEVSSTLERWFTADELAAAGAAVQSARRALAVATAHPANWAHALQAIAEYDRSERVGELRMPVFLHAAGHDGVSTPDAMPESVKAGETDSVRRSV, encoded by the coding sequence ATGACGACCTGGGTGCTGGTGCACGGCACGCCGCTGACGCCTGAGATCTGGGCTCCGGTTGCCGTGCACCTTGATGGCACCGTGATCACGCCGGACTGCACACGCGTGCCCGACCGGCGCGCGACAGCGGAGCTCGCTGCCGATGTCGCCGCGCACCTGCCGCGCGAAGAGACCGTGCACCTGGTGGGCCACTCCTTCGGCGGCCAGATCGCAATCGACCTGGCGCTGACCCATCCCCACGCGGTGCGATCGCTCACCATCCTCTGCAGTCGCGATACACCCGTGCCTGCCTTCGCCGACCTGGCGGACCATGTGCGGGCCGGCGACGTGCCCGAGGTCTCGAGCACGCTCGAACGATGGTTCACTGCCGATGAGCTCGCTGCCGCAGGCGCGGCCGTGCAGAGCGCGCGACGGGCGCTCGCGGTGGCGACGGCTCATCCGGCGAACTGGGCTCACGCGCTGCAGGCGATCGCAGAATACGACCGGTCCGAGCGGGTGGGGGAGCTGCGCATGCCCGTTTTCCTGCACGCCGCAGGTCACGACGGGGTGTCCACGCCCGACGCCATGCCGGAAAGTGTCAAGGCGGGTGAGACAGATTCCGTCAGGCGGTCTGTATGA